A genomic window from Sporosarcina sp. Marseille-Q4063 includes:
- a CDS encoding PH domain-containing protein, giving the protein MNDIKRYHPFLIVMNLWVLLKNSFAIFVFFIFSFALSSPLYSYGRIAFLLFLALAVIKIILDWFVDKYEIVNESFQIYHGLFIKNERIVPFTKVQNVQRQTSFIHRLFKLTSLTLETGIAGSDAAVEFVVITIEEADHIEDLINQVEYEIETTTEIMDDYSEVETKSDRIIHFTPTKKDIFKASFTSFSFLLLIPIVGSIFSKVQKFEWFEKKAEGIFSRILESSFTTVIIVILLIIVSIIIGIARTYIKYGKYEIASDDERIYITKGVLHESAFTITKDNVQAIEIRQSAIKRVLGLAEIKVISAGGVGEGMLEPNSLYPFLPIARAYEMIHEILPSYEVMQTMKRLPRKSFWIRMLKPSWFWIISMLALFYFKPPIWDFKQAWWIISIILLLVIIASRLLNYFNTRYTLNEEFIQFKTGSFETSVFISKRTKIIEISVRRSKIQQILGLASVVTVNHAKPFHYSGVDDVPLEMARNFYTWYAGRVDQIKTE; this is encoded by the coding sequence ATGAACGACATCAAACGATATCATCCATTCCTCATTGTTATGAACTTATGGGTACTATTAAAAAATAGTTTTGCCATCTTTGTCTTTTTCATATTTTCATTCGCATTGTCATCACCTCTTTATTCATACGGAAGAATCGCTTTTCTTCTATTCTTGGCGCTAGCCGTAATAAAAATTATTCTGGACTGGTTTGTTGATAAATATGAAATTGTTAATGAGTCATTTCAAATTTACCATGGGCTTTTTATTAAAAATGAACGCATTGTTCCATTTACAAAAGTGCAAAATGTACAACGTCAAACTTCTTTCATTCATAGATTGTTTAAATTAACATCGTTGACACTTGAGACTGGCATAGCAGGTTCCGATGCTGCAGTTGAATTCGTGGTTATTACGATTGAAGAAGCTGATCATATCGAAGACCTCATAAACCAAGTTGAATACGAAATCGAGACTACTACTGAAATCATGGATGATTACTCTGAAGTCGAGACGAAATCAGACCGGATTATTCATTTTACGCCAACAAAAAAAGATATTTTTAAAGCTTCATTTACATCTTTTAGTTTTCTACTATTAATCCCAATTGTCGGATCAATTTTTTCCAAAGTCCAGAAATTTGAATGGTTCGAAAAAAAGGCTGAAGGAATTTTTTCGAGGATTCTCGAGTCTAGTTTCACGACTGTAATCATCGTTATTTTACTTATCATTGTTTCAATCATTATTGGAATTGCTAGGACGTATATAAAATACGGGAAGTATGAAATTGCATCCGATGACGAGAGAATTTACATCACCAAAGGTGTGCTTCATGAATCGGCTTTTACGATAACAAAGGATAATGTACAAGCAATTGAAATCAGGCAATCCGCGATTAAACGAGTGCTCGGACTTGCGGAAATTAAAGTGATAAGTGCCGGTGGTGTTGGCGAAGGGATGCTTGAACCAAACTCACTTTATCCATTCTTGCCTATTGCACGGGCGTACGAAATGATCCATGAAATCTTGCCTTCTTATGAAGTGATGCAAACGATGAAGCGGCTACCGAGAAAATCATTTTGGATTCGAATGCTAAAACCAAGTTGGTTCTGGATTATTTCTATGTTGGCGTTATTTTATTTCAAACCGCCAATTTGGGATTTTAAACAAGCATGGTGGATTATTTCAATCATCTTATTATTAGTTATTATTGCTTCAAGATTGCTCAATTACTTTAATACTCGCTATACGTTGAATGAAGAATTCATCCAATTCAAAACCGGAAGCTTTGAAACGTCTGTATTCATTTCTAAGCGCACAAAAATAATTGAAATAAGTGTAAGACGGAGCAAGATTCAACAAATACTTGGGCTTGCCTCAGTCGTAACGGTTAACCATGCAAAACCATTTCATTATTCGGGTGTCGATGACGTGCCGCTGGAAATGGCAAGAAATTTTTATACATGGTATGCGGGTCGGGTGGATCAGATCAAAACAGAATAA
- a CDS encoding OsmC family protein: MAEHYFHLTTNWPGLRNDIGTIDAGNLKTEVSIPPEMDGPGVGTNPDELLLGAAATCYIITLAAMMERSNLEKEALTMESVGVVDVTNGVITYKKIIHKPHIVLKADAMEKDESLALRLAEKAETSCMISRAIQGNVEIELQAVIRTGDK, from the coding sequence ATGGCAGAACACTATTTCCACTTAACAACGAATTGGCCGGGTTTAAGGAATGATATAGGAACAATTGACGCGGGAAATTTGAAAACAGAAGTATCGATTCCGCCAGAAATGGATGGACCCGGGGTTGGAACGAATCCAGATGAATTGCTTTTAGGCGCTGCGGCGACTTGTTATATTATTACACTGGCTGCGATGATGGAGCGAAGTAATCTGGAGAAAGAGGCATTGACGATGGAATCAGTTGGCGTTGTCGATGTGACGAATGGCGTCATTACATATAAAAAGATCATTCATAAACCGCATATCGTGCTAAAAGCGGATGCAATGGAAAAAGACGAATCACTCGCGCTTCGACTTGCAGAAAAAGCAGAAACATCTTGCATGATTAGCCGAGCCATTCAAGGCAATGTTGAAATAGAATTACAAGCTGTTATTAGGACTGGGGATAAATAA
- a CDS encoding bifunctional cystathionine gamma-lyase/homocysteine desulfhydrase translates to MRAKTKLIHGGIVGDETTGAVSTPIYQVSTYKQQSVGVFNGYEYSRTGNPTRHALEVLISDLEGGKSGFAFGSGMAAISSVMMLFSKGDHIVLTDDVYGGTYRVMTKVLNRFGISSTFVDSSDIAEVKAAIEPNTKAIFLESPTNPLLKVTDIEAVAKLGKEKGLLTIVDNTFMTPYFQQPIAQGADIVLHSATKYIGGHSDVIAGLVVVATDELAGELHFIQNSVGAILGPQDSWLLIRGIKTLGLRMEEHNENALKIAKFLVAHDAIGKVYYPGLNDHPGYALMTKQASGFGGMISFDVGSEEIADELLAKLRYFTLAESLGAVESLISIPARMTHASIPRDRRLELGITDGLVRISVGIEDVEDLLEDLEQALA, encoded by the coding sequence TTGCGAGCAAAAACGAAGTTAATTCACGGTGGAATCGTAGGGGATGAAACGACGGGTGCTGTTTCAACTCCGATATATCAGGTGAGCACGTATAAACAACAATCGGTAGGCGTTTTTAACGGTTATGAGTATTCCCGTACCGGCAATCCAACGCGTCATGCATTGGAGGTATTAATAAGTGATCTAGAAGGCGGTAAATCCGGGTTTGCATTTGGATCTGGAATGGCGGCAATAAGTTCGGTCATGATGCTGTTTAGTAAAGGTGATCATATCGTCTTAACGGACGATGTATACGGCGGGACTTACCGTGTCATGACAAAAGTATTGAATCGCTTCGGCATCTCCTCGACATTTGTCGATTCAAGTGATATCGCAGAAGTTAAAGCAGCAATTGAACCAAACACGAAAGCGATATTTTTGGAATCGCCAACGAACCCTTTGCTGAAAGTGACGGATATTGAAGCAGTTGCTAAACTCGGTAAGGAAAAAGGATTGCTAACGATTGTCGACAATACATTTATGACGCCTTATTTCCAACAACCCATTGCGCAAGGGGCAGATATCGTGTTGCATAGTGCAACAAAATATATCGGCGGACATAGCGATGTCATAGCGGGGCTTGTCGTTGTTGCAACCGATGAACTAGCTGGGGAACTGCACTTCATTCAAAACTCAGTCGGAGCTATTCTTGGCCCGCAGGATTCATGGTTGTTAATTCGCGGGATTAAAACGCTCGGGCTTCGTATGGAAGAACATAATGAAAATGCATTAAAGATTGCAAAGTTTTTAGTCGCGCATGACGCAATTGGAAAAGTGTATTATCCAGGATTAAATGATCATCCAGGTTATGCATTAATGACGAAACAAGCGTCGGGGTTCGGCGGAATGATTTCATTTGATGTCGGAAGTGAAGAAATAGCGGATGAGCTACTAGCAAAATTACGTTACTTTACACTGGCTGAAAGTTTGGGGGCCGTTGAAAGTTTAATTTCAATTCCAGCAAGAATGACACATGCATCGATTCCACGAGATCGTAGACTGGAATTAGGAATTACAGACGGATTGGTTCGTATTTCTGTGGGTATTGAGGATGTTGAGGATTTACTGGAAGACTTGGAACAGGCATTGGCATAA
- a CDS encoding PLP-dependent cysteine synthase family protein, which produces MNVYSSVHELIGNTPIVEINQLPIPNNCRIFAKLEYLNPGGSVKDRLGISLIEDAERSGALGPGGTIIEPTAGNTGIGLALAAIGKGYYVKFVVPEKFSVEKQILMRALGAEIINTKTELGMTGAIEKARELAMKIPGAYSPSQFSNPANPATYVKTLGPELWNDLDGQIDIFVAGAGTGGTFMGTAQYLKEQNPLVKTVVVEPEGSILNGGIAGPHVTEGIGMEFIPEYMDQTYFNEIHTVSDEEAFTQLRALAKYEGLLVGSSSGAAFCGALREAESAKEGSHIVTIFPDSSERYLSQHIYELFRRSE; this is translated from the coding sequence ATGAATGTTTATAGCAGTGTGCATGAGCTAATCGGAAATACACCGATTGTTGAAATCAACCAACTTCCTATCCCGAATAATTGCCGTATCTTTGCCAAGCTAGAGTATTTAAATCCGGGTGGAAGTGTGAAAGACCGGTTAGGGATTTCTCTCATTGAGGATGCCGAGAGGTCGGGTGCTCTAGGGCCCGGCGGAACGATAATCGAACCCACTGCTGGAAATACGGGGATTGGTCTAGCGCTTGCGGCAATCGGAAAAGGATACTACGTGAAATTTGTTGTTCCGGAAAAGTTTAGTGTGGAAAAACAAATATTAATGCGAGCACTTGGCGCTGAAATAATCAATACGAAAACTGAATTAGGGATGACAGGCGCGATTGAAAAAGCCCGTGAACTTGCTATGAAAATACCTGGAGCTTATTCGCCGTCACAGTTTTCCAATCCAGCTAACCCTGCGACTTATGTGAAAACACTTGGACCTGAATTATGGAATGATTTAGATGGACAAATTGATATCTTCGTTGCGGGAGCAGGAACCGGGGGGACATTCATGGGAACTGCCCAGTATTTAAAGGAGCAAAATCCACTTGTGAAAACAGTTGTGGTCGAACCAGAAGGCTCGATTTTAAATGGCGGCATAGCAGGGCCCCATGTTACCGAAGGAATTGGCATGGAATTTATCCCCGAGTATATGGATCAAACCTATTTCAACGAGATTCATACAGTAAGCGACGAAGAAGCGTTTACACAATTACGTGCATTAGCAAAGTACGAAGGGTTACTCGTTGGAAGTTCTTCTGGGGCTGCATTTTGCGGAGCATTACGGGAAGCAGAATCTGCGAAAGAAGGCAGCCACATCGTAACTATATTTCCAGACTCGAGCGAACGTTATTTAAGTCAACATATCTATGAATTGTTCAGGAGGAGCGAATAA
- a CDS encoding S-ribosylhomocysteine lyase, with translation MEKLNVESFNLDHTKVAAPYVRLAGTKRGALGDEIYKYDLRFTQPNTSFMKMDALHSIEHIMAENIRNHTDQVVDLSPMGCQTGFYLTVINHDNYDDILSILEKTLHDVLAATEVPACNVVQCGWAANHSLEGAKELAKNMLAKKDEWHQVYKEEK, from the coding sequence ATGGAAAAATTAAATGTTGAAAGTTTCAATTTAGATCATACGAAAGTAGCTGCGCCATATGTGCGTTTGGCGGGTACAAAAAGAGGGGCATTAGGTGACGAGATTTATAAATATGATCTCAGGTTTACACAACCAAATACATCGTTCATGAAAATGGATGCGCTCCATTCGATTGAACATATCATGGCGGAGAATATTCGAAATCACACGGATCAAGTTGTAGATCTGAGTCCGATGGGATGCCAAACGGGATTCTATTTAACGGTGATTAATCACGACAATTACGATGATATTTTATCAATTTTAGAAAAAACATTACATGACGTTCTTGCGGCAACGGAAGTGCCAGCGTGCAACGTCGTTCAATGCGGATGGGCTGCAAATCACAGTTTGGAAGGCGCAAAGGAACTTGCGAAAAATATGCTTGCAAAAAAAGATGAATGGCACCAAGTGTATAAAGAGGAAAAGTAA
- a CDS encoding bifunctional 2-polyprenyl-6-hydroxyphenol methylase/3-demethylubiquinol 3-O-methyltransferase UbiG: MGREFIDIFDEWIDSYDASVAGEDPEYRDVFVGYNEILADVAKKSFGTVLEFGTGTGNLTAKLVDKGLTVIGIEPNDAMRQLTSERFPTLKIIDGDLLDFEVDGLSIDTIVSTYVFHHLTDVEKGVALKKYAELLEENGKVVFADTMFITEETKQAQISKERSRGFHNVADDLEREYYTTVPVLMDLFMKAGFDVACKQMNDYAWIINATKKTKSKH; this comes from the coding sequence ATGGGACGTGAATTCATTGACATATTTGATGAATGGATTGATTCGTACGATGCTTCAGTAGCAGGGGAGGACCCCGAATATCGGGATGTGTTTGTGGGCTATAACGAAATATTGGCTGATGTTGCAAAAAAATCATTCGGAACAGTTCTTGAGTTTGGAACCGGAACAGGAAACTTAACCGCTAAATTAGTAGATAAGGGATTGACAGTTATTGGCATCGAACCAAATGATGCAATGCGCCAACTGACTAGCGAAAGATTTCCGACGCTAAAAATTATAGACGGTGATTTACTAGATTTTGAAGTAGATGGTTTATCAATCGATACAATCGTTAGCACCTATGTATTCCATCATTTAACGGATGTAGAAAAAGGAGTCGCGCTAAAAAAGTATGCTGAGTTGTTAGAAGAAAACGGAAAAGTTGTTTTTGCAGATACGATGTTTATTACCGAAGAAACGAAGCAAGCGCAAATTTCCAAGGAACGGTCACGCGGTTTTCATAATGTGGCAGATGATTTAGAACGCGAATATTACACAACTGTACCCGTGTTGATGGATTTATTTATGAAGGCGGGATTTGATGTCGCCTGTAAGCAAATGAATGATTATGCTTGGATCATAAACGCGACGAAGAAAACGAAAAGTAAACACTAA
- a CDS encoding FixH family protein yields the protein MKRKLGLLILIVLLGVMTACGKKDEVPTEVKAPEILEVELTVSETADVDEPVEMKAFVTQGDEEIEDADEVVFEVWEEGKKSDSEMIDSNNEKAGIYTAEKSFDHDGLFHVQVHVTANGLHTMPLKEVVVGDGGNYDEQAEPDHHYHTEGFSMEFTTPEEVAANSDEKLVVQIKLDNEPYENLRVRYEIWSDLSEKHEWVKDVKEIQAGEYVADHIFKEAGTYHVQIHVEDDKDLHEHVEHEIVVK from the coding sequence TTGAAAAGAAAGCTCGGCTTATTAATACTTATAGTTCTGCTTGGAGTGATGACTGCTTGTGGTAAAAAAGATGAAGTTCCGACAGAAGTAAAAGCACCTGAAATTTTGGAAGTTGAACTTACTGTTTCTGAAACGGCAGATGTTGACGAACCCGTTGAAATGAAGGCATTTGTCACGCAAGGCGATGAGGAAATTGAAGATGCTGACGAGGTTGTATTTGAAGTATGGGAAGAAGGAAAGAAATCAGATAGTGAAATGATTGATTCTAATAATGAAAAAGCCGGCATTTACACAGCTGAAAAGTCATTTGATCATGATGGATTATTCCACGTGCAAGTGCATGTAACTGCAAATGGACTTCATACGATGCCATTGAAAGAAGTTGTTGTAGGAGATGGCGGCAATTATGATGAACAAGCGGAACCCGATCACCATTATCATACCGAAGGATTTTCAATGGAATTTACGACGCCAGAAGAAGTAGCTGCGAATAGTGATGAAAAGTTAGTTGTTCAGATCAAGTTAGATAATGAACCTTATGAAAACTTAAGGGTCCGATATGAAATTTGGAGCGATTTATCTGAAAAACACGAGTGGGTAAAAGACGTGAAAGAAATTCAAGCTGGCGAATATGTAGCCGACCATATATTTAAAGAAGCAGGCACTTATCACGTTCAAATCCACGTGGAAGATGATAAAGACTTACATGAACATGTTGAGCACGAAATAGTCGTTAAGTAA
- a CDS encoding response regulator transcription factor codes for MNGYTIMIVDDESQMRELVRTFLEAEQYHVVEATDGVHALDQIQTTSPDLLIVDVMMPYMDGFLFAEEVKRSSSIPIIFLSAKGDEWDRVKGLKLGGDDYIVKPFLPAELVARVESVLRRTYQSSNAQHLLKVGPFVVDSAAHTATVDGKTLSLTLKEFGLLQLFLTNRGRVYTREQLLELIWDENHKSTDRTVDTHIKTLRLKLGEYASVIETVWGVGYKLEV; via the coding sequence ATGAATGGTTATACAATAATGATTGTTGATGATGAAAGTCAAATGAGAGAACTCGTTCGCACATTTTTAGAAGCCGAACAATACCATGTTGTCGAGGCTACGGACGGCGTTCATGCTTTAGATCAAATACAAACAACTTCACCCGACTTATTAATCGTCGATGTGATGATGCCCTATATGGATGGTTTCCTATTTGCAGAAGAAGTAAAACGCAGTTCATCCATTCCGATTATTTTCTTATCAGCTAAAGGCGATGAATGGGACAGAGTAAAAGGTCTCAAGCTTGGTGGAGACGATTATATCGTCAAACCTTTCCTTCCTGCGGAATTAGTCGCCCGAGTTGAATCAGTTCTAAGGCGCACATACCAAAGTTCCAATGCACAACATTTGTTGAAAGTCGGACCTTTTGTTGTTGACTCTGCAGCGCATACTGCAACAGTCGATGGCAAGACCCTTTCACTGACCCTGAAAGAATTTGGGCTGCTGCAATTGTTTTTAACAAATAGAGGGCGCGTGTACACAAGAGAACAACTGCTGGAACTTATTTGGGATGAAAATCATAAAAGCACGGACCGCACCGTCGATACACATATTAAAACATTGCGCTTAAAACTGGGTGAATATGCAAGTGTGATTGAAACTGTATGGGGCGTCGGGTATAAATTAGAGGTGTGA
- a CDS encoding cell wall metabolism sensor histidine kinase WalK encodes MKKSRLTFSKKILALLLSSVGFTILFSFFFIHYLYSNLYLASIEESIIYQGQRTASHYHYGELSDEIIEKIQWYNIVSEYEIIVVDKLDDLSSYFPYKINYETLVDQQDLASLENGKYVLKEGFVEELDREIIGAIFPIKGEDSLIGFIYIYVPLAAIQDVFHDSIPILLVIGSLFFFILFLIVNRFWTSIFNPLKKLQRQAVEVSEGQYSKYLEFTSDDEVGQLTKAFNKMSYSLGQQEMRKKEFTSNIVHELRTPLTYITGYTQALKHKIYTSPEEAESYLMTIENEAERLNKLINDLNELNHLQEDFYSIESEPIAIAQLLSDTLELFMIHVSRKKLKLELTIREDLIIMGDPGRIQQVFYNVLDNAVKYSTENNTIKINLVEDDNFVKFSVINQGTPIDEEDINRIGERFFRTDKARNRATGGTGLGLSIVKEIVRLHNGTFKIQSSYSEGTNVLIQLPKWKEEDFNE; translated from the coding sequence ATGAAAAAATCCAGATTGACATTCAGTAAAAAAATACTCGCCCTTTTACTATCAAGTGTTGGATTTACAATACTTTTTTCTTTTTTCTTCATTCATTATTTATATTCGAATTTGTACTTGGCTAGTATTGAAGAGTCCATCATCTACCAAGGGCAAAGAACGGCGTCTCATTATCATTATGGGGAATTAAGCGATGAAATTATCGAAAAGATTCAATGGTATAACATCGTTTCTGAATACGAAATAATTGTCGTCGATAAACTCGACGATCTTTCTTCTTACTTTCCATATAAAATCAATTACGAAACGCTAGTTGATCAACAAGATTTAGCATCGTTAGAAAATGGTAAATACGTTTTGAAAGAAGGATTTGTCGAGGAATTGGACCGAGAAATTATTGGTGCTATTTTCCCTATCAAGGGCGAAGACAGTCTGATTGGTTTTATTTATATATATGTACCGCTTGCAGCAATTCAAGACGTGTTTCACGATAGTATTCCAATTCTATTAGTAATTGGATCACTATTTTTCTTCATTCTCTTTTTAATCGTCAATCGGTTTTGGACATCGATATTCAATCCATTAAAAAAGCTTCAACGACAAGCCGTAGAAGTGTCAGAAGGACAATATTCTAAATACCTAGAATTCACTTCAGATGATGAGGTCGGTCAATTAACAAAAGCATTTAATAAAATGAGCTATTCGCTCGGTCAACAAGAGATGCGCAAAAAAGAATTCACTTCTAATATTGTTCATGAATTGCGCACCCCGCTCACCTATATCACCGGCTATACACAGGCGTTAAAACATAAAATTTATACATCACCTGAAGAAGCCGAGAGCTACTTGATGACGATTGAAAATGAAGCGGAACGATTAAACAAACTCATTAATGACTTGAATGAATTAAATCATTTACAAGAAGATTTTTATTCTATCGAATCAGAGCCAATCGCGATTGCTCAATTATTAAGTGACACGCTAGAGTTATTTATGATTCATGTTTCCAGAAAAAAGTTGAAGCTCGAGTTAACTATCCGAGAAGATTTAATCATCATGGGCGATCCAGGGCGGATCCAACAAGTTTTCTACAATGTTTTAGATAATGCCGTCAAATATTCAACAGAAAACAATACAATCAAAATCAACTTGGTGGAAGATGATAATTTCGTTAAATTTTCAGTGATCAATCAAGGGACACCCATAGATGAAGAAGATATAAATCGGATAGGAGAACGTTTCTTCCGTACCGATAAAGCAAGAAACCGTGCAACCGGCGGCACTGGACTAGGCCTTTCCATCGTGAAAGAAATCGTTCGATTGCATAACGGTACATTTAAAATACAAAGTAGCTATTCCGAAGGGACGAACGTTTTAATTCAATTGCCAAAGTGGAAAGAAGAGGATTTCAATGAGTAA
- a CDS encoding SCO family protein encodes MSKLILIIQVLCCSLLLLACTPKHQEERKIEPFTFTNQEGQAFGTNELSNTVWVANFIFTNCTTICQPMTAEMASLQHILKEKDFNVEFVSFTVDPAIDTPEKLKSFITDFSADLSNWNLLTGYTQSEIEVFARDQFQTIVQKPVSSTQVIHSSNFYLIGKDGHFVKEYNFVDATYVDEMITDIQELMK; translated from the coding sequence ATGAGTAAACTTATATTAATCATTCAAGTGCTTTGTTGTTCCCTACTTCTTCTCGCATGTACACCTAAACATCAAGAAGAACGAAAAATCGAACCGTTTACGTTTACCAATCAAGAAGGACAAGCATTTGGAACGAATGAGTTGTCAAATACAGTTTGGGTCGCTAATTTCATATTCACAAACTGCACAACAATTTGTCAACCGATGACCGCTGAAATGGCTTCACTACAGCATATTCTCAAAGAGAAAGATTTCAATGTTGAATTCGTTTCATTTACAGTTGATCCGGCGATTGATACGCCCGAAAAATTAAAATCATTTATTACAGACTTCAGTGCTGACTTATCGAACTGGAATTTGTTGACTGGGTATACACAATCCGAGATAGAAGTTTTCGCTAGAGATCAATTTCAAACCATCGTGCAAAAACCAGTCTCCTCAACTCAAGTCATTCATAGTTCAAACTTTTACTTAATCGGTAAAGATGGACATTTCGTAAAGGAATATAACTTTGTAGATGCAACTTACGTGGATGAAATGATAACGGATATTCAAGAATTGATGAAGTGA
- a CDS encoding glutamate-5-semialdehyde dehydrogenase: MGEVAILSEVHLKGKKAKEVSSELIGISTERKNEALNLIANQLVFDTDFLLAENEKDLTLGKEKGLTDEVLDRIMLSNERVKAMADGIKLLVQLQDPVGEVIESITKDNGLLINKKRVPIGVIGMIYEARPNVTVDAATLALKTGNAVILRGSSSAKFSNQALILSIHKALEKSVIPVDAVQLIEDTSHETAKELFQLNEYLDVLIPRGGKKLIETVVKQSTVPVLETGAGNCHLYIDETAEVEMAIKIGLNAKVQRPSVCNAIETIVIHEKWFAEHGEKIIQALHENDVKIFGDQTVSDLFSFTEKITEEDWYTEYLGLAVGVKVVGTINEAIDHINKYGTGHSESIITSNKNHATLFLAKVDAAAVYHNASTRFTDGFEFGYGAEIGISTQKLHARGPMGLQALTSSKFVIQGNGQIRE, encoded by the coding sequence ATGGGTGAGGTAGCAATCTTAAGTGAAGTTCATTTGAAAGGTAAAAAAGCAAAAGAAGTTAGTTCGGAACTAATCGGAATATCTACAGAAAGAAAAAATGAGGCACTCAATTTAATTGCCAATCAATTGGTTTTTGATACTGACTTCTTGTTGGCCGAAAATGAAAAGGATTTAACTCTTGGTAAAGAAAAAGGTCTTACAGATGAAGTGCTAGATCGTATAATGCTTTCAAATGAGCGTGTTAAAGCAATGGCCGATGGGATAAAGTTATTGGTGCAATTACAGGATCCTGTCGGGGAAGTCATTGAATCCATAACGAAAGACAATGGATTACTCATTAATAAGAAACGTGTTCCAATTGGCGTTATTGGAATGATATATGAAGCGCGTCCAAATGTGACTGTTGATGCAGCGACATTGGCGTTAAAAACTGGAAATGCAGTCATTTTAAGAGGGAGTTCTTCAGCAAAGTTTTCGAATCAAGCGCTCATACTATCAATCCACAAGGCGCTTGAAAAAAGTGTCATTCCGGTAGACGCAGTTCAGTTAATAGAAGATACAAGTCATGAAACAGCGAAAGAGCTCTTTCAATTGAATGAGTACCTTGATGTGTTAATCCCTCGAGGCGGGAAAAAGTTAATCGAGACTGTTGTGAAACAATCGACTGTTCCGGTTTTGGAAACGGGTGCGGGGAATTGCCATTTGTATATAGACGAAACTGCTGAAGTAGAAATGGCTATCAAGATTGGGCTGAATGCGAAAGTTCAACGCCCATCCGTATGTAATGCGATCGAGACGATAGTCATTCATGAAAAATGGTTTGCTGAACATGGTGAAAAAATTATTCAAGCACTCCATGAAAATGATGTTAAGATTTTCGGGGATCAGACAGTATCCGATCTATTTTCATTCACGGAAAAGATCACAGAGGAAGATTGGTACACAGAATATCTTGGGCTTGCAGTTGGCGTGAAAGTTGTTGGAACTATTAATGAGGCTATTGATCATATTAATAAGTACGGAACGGGTCATTCTGAATCAATTATTACGAGTAATAAAAATCATGCAACACTTTTTCTGGCTAAAGTAGATGCAGCCGCGGTGTATCACAATGCCTCGACGCGTTTTACTGATGGATTTGAATTTGGCTACGGTGCGGAAATCGGGATTAGTACACAAAAGCTACATGCAAGAGGGCCGATGGGACTTCAAGCGCTTACTTCGAGCAAGTTTGTGATTCAAGGGAATGGGCAAATTCGCGAATAA